Proteins encoded in a region of the Nocardia asteroides genome:
- a CDS encoding tobH protein has product MIAGTPVLDLDDAASLEAADAGGALRSAASGGAQVRATAAAVGEEALARLADLRPRSVVLVAGAGRAARAAGLLVAALGDRAGLPVVPAAALPPWVGPLDVVLVSGDDAGDPRLIDAVDRALRRGAEVVVAAPHEGPLRAAAAGRAAVLEPRVQVLGHNRLLRFLAAGIAVLRAVDPQRTGAAVPELTHLADVLDAEALRDGPHNEVFHNPAKTLAARMQQRGIVLAGDSPAAAELAEHGAEVLLQSAGKVATAVDLAEAVAARTRMAEAAGESAPDFDPLFHDEELDGPAPVERIRVFVLSADRDRAAARRRIAVFGAEGSNLVDADLVNADVDLLHTGMTDPAAPAQSRAEESAQADSTELEQLAVLALRLEMAAAYLRLIGSRTTASDSQGQYGGSF; this is encoded by the coding sequence ATGATCGCTGGAACACCGGTGCTCGACCTCGACGATGCCGCTTCACTCGAGGCCGCCGACGCAGGCGGCGCCCTTCGCTCGGCCGCTTCCGGCGGCGCCCAGGTGCGCGCTACCGCGGCGGCCGTCGGTGAGGAGGCGCTCGCTCGACTAGCCGATCTGCGACCACGCAGCGTGGTGCTGGTAGCCGGCGCCGGACGTGCCGCACGGGCCGCCGGACTGCTCGTGGCCGCGCTCGGCGACCGTGCGGGCCTACCCGTCGTGCCTGCCGCCGCCCTTCCCCCGTGGGTGGGTCCGCTGGACGTCGTCCTGGTCTCCGGCGACGACGCGGGTGATCCGCGCCTCATCGACGCCGTCGATCGAGCCCTGCGCCGCGGCGCCGAGGTGGTCGTCGCCGCGCCGCACGAAGGGCCGCTGCGCGCCGCCGCCGCCGGACGCGCCGCCGTGCTGGAGCCCAGGGTCCAAGTCCTCGGGCACAACCGCCTGCTGCGCTTCCTGGCCGCCGGAATCGCGGTGCTGCGCGCGGTCGACCCCCAGCGCACCGGCGCCGCCGTACCCGAGCTCACCCACCTTGCCGACGTGCTGGACGCGGAGGCGCTGCGCGACGGCCCGCACAACGAGGTCTTCCACAACCCCGCCAAGACGCTGGCCGCGCGCATGCAGCAGCGGGGCATCGTGCTCGCGGGCGATTCACCGGCCGCCGCCGAGCTGGCCGAGCACGGCGCCGAAGTGCTGCTGCAATCCGCGGGCAAGGTGGCCACCGCGGTGGATCTGGCCGAGGCCGTCGCCGCGCGGACCCGGATGGCCGAGGCGGCAGGCGAATCCGCGCCAGACTTCGATCCACTGTTCCACGACGAGGAACTCGACGGCCCCGCGCCGGTGGAACGCATCCGGGTGTTCGTGCTCAGCGCCGATCGCGATCGAGCGGCAGCGCGCCGCCGCATCGCGGTCTTCGGCGCCGAGGGATCGAACCTGGTGGACGCCGATCTGGTGAACGCCGACGTCGACCTGCTGCACACCGGCATGACCGATCCCGCCGCGCCCGCGCAGTCGAGGGCCGAAGAATCCGCGCAGGCCGACAGCACCGAACTCGAACAGCTCGCGGTGCTCGCGCTGCGACTGGAGATGGCCGCCGCCTACCTGCGGCTGATCGGTTCGCGCACCACCGCTTCCGACAGCCAGGGGCAGTACGGGGGAAGCTTCTAG
- a CDS encoding cation:dicarboxylase symporter family transporter, producing the protein MHQTVTGITRPTIILPGVREPPHFGTSRREILAMSDSTRTRRDRTHWLYLAVIVAVVAGVLVGWLAPGVAQSFAPLGTIFVNLIKMMIAPVIFCTIVLGIGSVRAAATVGKVGGLAIGYFLVMSTIALGIGLVVGNLLQPGTGLNIAKSTKAGHDLADTAHSAGGTWEFLQNIVPSTLLSSLTTGNVLQALFVALLVGFAVQAMGTAGEPIVRGVALLQKLVFRILVMILWLAPIGAFGAIANVVGKTGLDAVVKLGTLMLAFYLTCLVFVFGVLGVLLWSVSRVSIFKLVRYLAREYLLIVATSSSESALPRLIAKMDHLGVERTTVGVVVPTGYSFNLDGTAIYLTMASLFIAEAMGKPLSIGEQLGLLLFMIVASKGAAGVTGAGLATLAGGLQSHRPELLDGVGLIVGIDRFMSEARALTNFSGNAVATVLIGTWTKTVDVDRVREVLDRELPFDERTMVDDDHGTQGVPLTQEAETIDLVKA; encoded by the coding sequence ATGCACCAAACAGTGACCGGCATCACCCGGCCGACCATCATTCTGCCTGGGGTGCGTGAGCCACCTCACTTCGGTACCTCTCGAAGGGAAATCCTCGCAATGAGCGACTCGACTCGAACGCGGCGCGACCGCACCCATTGGCTGTATCTGGCCGTCATCGTGGCGGTGGTCGCGGGCGTCCTCGTCGGCTGGCTGGCGCCCGGCGTCGCGCAGTCGTTCGCCCCATTGGGGACCATCTTCGTCAACCTCATCAAGATGATGATCGCTCCCGTCATCTTCTGCACCATCGTGCTCGGGATCGGCTCGGTGCGCGCGGCGGCCACCGTCGGCAAGGTCGGCGGGCTGGCCATCGGCTACTTTCTGGTCATGTCGACGATCGCGCTCGGGATCGGCCTCGTCGTCGGCAATCTGCTGCAACCGGGCACGGGACTGAACATCGCCAAGTCGACCAAAGCCGGTCACGACCTGGCCGACACCGCGCACAGCGCGGGCGGCACCTGGGAATTCCTCCAGAACATCGTCCCGTCGACGCTGCTGTCCTCGCTCACCACCGGCAATGTGCTGCAGGCGCTGTTCGTCGCGCTTCTGGTCGGTTTCGCGGTCCAGGCCATGGGCACGGCGGGTGAGCCGATCGTGCGCGGCGTGGCGCTGCTGCAGAAACTGGTGTTCCGGATCCTGGTGATGATCCTGTGGCTGGCGCCGATCGGCGCGTTCGGCGCGATCGCGAACGTGGTCGGCAAGACCGGCCTGGACGCGGTGGTGAAGCTGGGCACGCTGATGCTCGCGTTCTACCTCACCTGCCTGGTGTTCGTCTTCGGCGTGCTCGGCGTGCTGCTGTGGAGCGTCTCACGCGTGTCGATCTTCAAGCTGGTCCGCTACCTGGCGCGGGAGTACCTGCTGATTGTCGCGACCTCGTCGTCGGAATCGGCGCTGCCACGGCTGATCGCCAAGATGGACCATCTGGGCGTGGAGCGCACCACCGTGGGCGTCGTCGTGCCGACCGGATACTCGTTCAACCTCGACGGCACCGCCATCTACCTGACCATGGCGTCGTTGTTCATCGCCGAGGCCATGGGCAAGCCGCTGTCCATCGGCGAACAGCTGGGACTGCTGCTGTTCATGATCGTCGCGTCCAAGGGCGCGGCGGGCGTCACCGGCGCGGGCCTGGCCACCCTGGCGGGCGGGTTGCAGAGCCATCGCCCCGAACTCCTCGACGGCGTCGGCTTGATCGTCGGCATCGACCGCTTCATGTCCGAGGCGCGGGCGCTGACCAATTTCTCCGGCAACGCGGTCGCCACGGTGCTGATCGGCACCTGGACCAAAACGGTCGACGTGGACCGGGTGCGCGAGGTGCTCGATCGCGAGTTGCCCTTCGACGAGCGGACCATGGTCGACGACGACCATGGGACGCAGGGCGTACCGCTGACGCAGGAGGCCGAGACCATAGACCTGGTCAAGGCATAA
- a CDS encoding cation diffusion facilitator family transporter, whose protein sequence is MSAGGGKKAIIAALTANAGIAAAKFVGAAITGSGSMLAEAVHSVADTGNQGLLLLGQRRAAKEATELHPFGYARNRYFYSFIVALVLFTLGSGYAIYEGIHKIQHPEELTSPIVAVVILVIAIALEVYSFTTAVRESTPLKGDASWWQFIRNSRSPELPVVLLEDTGALVGLILALSGVGLTMITHDPIWDGVGTLAIGGLLGVIAVVLIIEMQSLLIGEGATPEENRKIRANLVDDTRIDRVIHLKTQYLGPEELLVAAKIGVVPGLDLAAIAGAIDDAESRVRAAVPAARVIYLEPDLYRTEPAKG, encoded by the coding sequence ATGTCTGCTGGCGGTGGCAAGAAGGCGATCATCGCGGCGTTGACCGCGAATGCGGGGATCGCCGCGGCGAAGTTCGTCGGTGCGGCGATCACCGGCTCGGGGTCGATGCTCGCCGAGGCCGTGCACTCCGTGGCCGACACGGGCAACCAGGGACTGCTGCTGCTGGGGCAGCGCCGCGCCGCGAAGGAAGCGACCGAGCTGCACCCGTTCGGGTACGCGCGCAACCGCTACTTCTACTCGTTCATCGTGGCGCTGGTGCTGTTCACCCTCGGCTCCGGTTACGCCATCTACGAGGGCATCCACAAGATCCAGCACCCGGAGGAGCTGACCTCGCCGATCGTGGCGGTCGTCATCCTGGTGATCGCGATCGCCTTGGAGGTCTACAGCTTCACCACGGCGGTGCGCGAGTCCACGCCGCTGAAAGGTGACGCAAGCTGGTGGCAGTTCATCCGCAATTCGCGCAGCCCGGAACTTCCGGTGGTGCTGCTGGAGGACACCGGCGCGCTGGTCGGCCTGATCCTGGCGCTCTCGGGCGTCGGCCTGACCATGATCACCCACGACCCGATCTGGGACGGCGTCGGCACGCTGGCCATCGGTGGGCTGCTCGGCGTCATCGCCGTCGTGTTGATCATCGAGATGCAAAGCCTTTTGATCGGTGAGGGTGCCACTCCGGAGGAGAACCGGAAGATCCGCGCCAACCTGGTCGACGACACCCGCATCGACCGAGTGATCCATCTGAAGACCCAGTACCTAGGCCCGGAGGAACTGCTCGTGGCGGCGAAGATCGGCGTAGTTCCCGGTCTGGACCTCGCGGCGATCGCGGGCGCCATCGATGACGCCGAGTCCCGCGTCCGCGCGGCGGTCCCGGCGGCGCGCGTCATCTACCTCGAACCCGACCTCTACCGCACCGAACCCGCCAAGGGCTAG
- a CDS encoding NAD(P)/FAD-dependent oxidoreductase — translation MADVVVVGSGPNGLAAAVILARAGLAVEVYEAEATAGGGSRTAELTLPGYRHDVCAGAHPMAVASPLFRAFDLSAHGVELLAPEVSYAHPLDGGVAGLAWRDLERTVESLGPDGRAWRKLFAPLVRHWADVVDVAMSDLRRIPSGLATAIRFGMRTLEQGSPLWDIRFREQVAPALLTGIATHAIIPPRAITAAGAALMLGTLAHVDGWVIPRGGSQAIPDALIAELERLGGRVHTGRRIDSLEEFAGARSVLLDLAPAELLRIAEHRLPARYAKRLRRFRYGGAACKIDFALSGPVPWQAQGCALAGTVHVIGTRAEAMAAEHAVAMGRHAERPYVLSIQPGVVDPTRAPAGGHTFYTYAHVPNGSTRDVSAEVIAQVERFAPGFRDLIVAENVIPAAEMPAHNANYIGGDISAGAMTLRQFAFRPAPRWNPYATPIPGVYLCSSATPPGPGVHGMSGLHAARHVLRDRFDIRTDPLDLLRTPAVQRR, via the coding sequence ATGGCTGATGTGGTGGTGGTCGGCTCCGGACCGAACGGGCTCGCCGCAGCGGTGATCCTGGCCAGGGCAGGGCTCGCGGTGGAGGTCTACGAGGCCGAGGCGACGGCTGGGGGTGGGTCCCGCACGGCCGAGCTGACCTTGCCCGGCTACCGGCACGACGTGTGCGCTGGCGCGCATCCGATGGCGGTGGCCTCACCGTTGTTCCGGGCGTTCGACCTGTCCGCGCACGGCGTGGAACTGCTCGCGCCGGAGGTCTCCTACGCACATCCGCTCGACGGGGGTGTGGCCGGACTGGCCTGGCGGGACCTGGAACGGACGGTCGAATCCCTCGGTCCCGACGGCCGGGCGTGGCGCAAGTTGTTCGCGCCGCTGGTGCGGCACTGGGCGGACGTGGTCGACGTCGCGATGTCGGATCTGCGGCGCATCCCCTCCGGGCTCGCGACCGCGATCCGTTTCGGCATGCGCACCTTGGAGCAGGGCTCGCCGCTGTGGGATATCAGGTTTCGCGAACAGGTCGCGCCGGCCCTGCTGACCGGCATCGCCACCCATGCGATCATCCCGCCGCGCGCCATCACGGCCGCGGGCGCTGCGTTGATGCTCGGCACGCTGGCCCATGTCGACGGCTGGGTGATTCCGCGCGGCGGCAGTCAGGCGATTCCCGACGCGCTCATCGCCGAACTCGAACGTCTCGGCGGCCGGGTGCACACCGGGCGCCGGATCGACTCGCTCGAGGAGTTCGCAGGCGCTCGCTCCGTTCTGCTCGACCTCGCCCCTGCCGAACTGCTGCGTATCGCCGAGCACCGGTTGCCCGCGCGATACGCGAAGCGGCTGCGCCGTTTCCGTTACGGCGGCGCGGCCTGCAAGATCGACTTCGCGCTCTCCGGACCGGTGCCGTGGCAGGCCCAGGGCTGCGCGCTGGCCGGGACGGTGCACGTCATCGGCACCCGCGCCGAGGCCATGGCGGCCGAGCACGCCGTGGCCATGGGGCGGCACGCCGAACGGCCCTACGTGTTGTCCATCCAGCCCGGCGTGGTCGACCCCACCCGCGCGCCCGCGGGCGGCCACACCTTCTACACCTACGCCCACGTGCCCAACGGCTCCACCCGCGACGTCAGCGCGGAAGTGATCGCTCAGGTGGAGCGATTCGCACCGGGCTTCCGGGATCTGATCGTCGCCGAGAACGTGATCCCCGCCGCCGAAATGCCCGCGCACAACGCCAACTACATCGGCGGCGACATCTCCGCGGGCGCGATGACGCTGCGCCAGTTCGCCTTCCGTCCCGCACCGCGCTGGAATCCCTACGCCACACCGATTCCCGGTGTCTATCTGTGCTCGTCGGCCACCCCGCCCGGCCCCGGTGTGCACGGCATGAGCGGGCTGCACGCGGCCCGCCACGTCTTGCGCGACCGCTTCGACATCCGCACCGATCCCCTCGACCTCCTACGCACCCCCGCTGTCCAGCGCCGCTGA
- a CDS encoding DUF4287 domain-containing protein, which produces MATKPHGPTSYFPSIEAKYGRAIEEWKTAMRDSGLTSHKELVEWLKTEHGFGHGHATALTQHHLHPEKWAA; this is translated from the coding sequence ATGGCGACCAAGCCGCACGGCCCCACGTCCTACTTCCCCTCCATCGAGGCCAAGTACGGCCGCGCAATCGAGGAGTGGAAAACCGCCATGCGCGACAGCGGACTGACCTCGCACAAAGAACTCGTCGAGTGGCTGAAGACCGAGCACGGCTTCGGGCACGGCCACGCGACCGCCCTCACCCAGCACCACCTCCACCCGGAGAAGTGGGCAGCCTGA
- a CDS encoding response regulator, producing MIRVLIVEDEPLIAEAHRAYVERIAGFTPVGVAHTGREAMRAAADAAAEGTPIDLVLMDIGLPDASGLDVAAALTGLAPRPDVIAITSARDLAMVRTAVSHGVVLYLLKPFTFAAFRDKLDRYREFRTALPAGESAISQHDIDRALSALRTPDQRAATPKGVAPQTLDEISRAVRAAEAEGVTAADTATSIGVSRITAWRYLEKLADDGLVVRRSDYGRAGRPKTRYVWKSTS from the coding sequence ATGATCCGTGTGCTTATCGTCGAGGACGAGCCGCTGATCGCCGAGGCGCACCGCGCCTACGTGGAGCGCATCGCCGGATTCACGCCCGTCGGTGTCGCCCATACCGGACGTGAGGCGATGCGCGCGGCGGCCGACGCCGCGGCGGAGGGCACGCCGATCGACCTGGTGCTGATGGACATCGGCCTGCCCGACGCGAGCGGCCTCGACGTCGCCGCCGCGCTGACCGGGTTGGCGCCGCGCCCGGACGTCATCGCCATCACCTCCGCGCGGGATCTGGCCATGGTGCGCACCGCCGTGTCGCACGGCGTGGTGTTGTATCTGCTGAAGCCGTTCACCTTCGCGGCGTTCCGCGACAAGCTGGACCGGTACCGCGAGTTCCGCACCGCGCTTCCCGCCGGCGAAAGCGCCATCTCCCAGCACGACATCGACCGTGCGTTGAGCGCGCTGCGCACTCCCGACCAGCGCGCCGCGACACCCAAGGGCGTCGCGCCGCAAACCCTCGACGAGATCTCCCGCGCCGTGCGCGCCGCCGAGGCCGAGGGCGTGACGGCCGCGGACACCGCGACTTCGATCGGCGTCTCGCGCATCACCGCCTGGCGCTATCTGGAGAAACTGGCCGACGACGGTTTGGTCGTGCGGCGCTCGGACTACGGCAGGGCGGGGCGGCCGAAGACTCGCTATGTGTGGAAGTCCACGAGCTGA
- a CDS encoding cytochrome P450, which yields MKPHYWFRWLSVQGAPRLALRLQARRGDPFAELMGGPAGFDDPYPLIERLRGQGRLLRTSIAWATFDHELCRSILRDSRFGVRTTESFNIPKPLQKLAERFPLPPNPVEPPSMLVIDPPEHTRMRKPVASAFTPRAIRRLRDRVESVTEELLVALPAHGSADLIEQFAAQVPIAIISEMLGFPDEDKAMFLDWGDQMTPLLDVGIPWRAHRRALLAMELMNDYLGRHIERLRREPGEDILSSLVTAGELDTDALKATASLLMGAGFETTVNLIGNGVAQLLAHPDQLERLREEPQLWPNAVEEILRFDSPVQTTARTALTDVEIDGIRLRQGSTVVLSLAGANRDPAVFADPQRFDIGRDNAKDHLSFSSGVHVCLGASLARMEGVYALQALFERFPGLRLDGTPKRRALFTLHGYERMPVRLGQRAPAPEPV from the coding sequence TTCGACGATCCCTACCCGCTGATCGAGCGGTTGCGCGGGCAGGGCAGGCTGCTGCGCACCTCGATCGCGTGGGCGACCTTCGATCACGAGCTGTGCCGTTCCATCCTGCGCGACAGCCGTTTCGGTGTGCGCACCACCGAGAGCTTCAACATCCCCAAGCCGCTGCAGAAGCTGGCCGAGCGGTTTCCGTTGCCGCCGAATCCGGTCGAGCCGCCGTCGATGCTGGTGATCGATCCGCCCGAACACACGCGGATGCGCAAACCGGTCGCCTCGGCGTTCACCCCGCGCGCGATCCGCAGACTGCGCGACCGCGTCGAGTCGGTCACCGAGGAACTGCTGGTCGCCCTGCCCGCCCACGGTTCGGCGGATCTGATCGAGCAGTTCGCCGCCCAGGTGCCGATCGCGATCATCTCCGAGATGCTCGGCTTCCCCGACGAGGACAAGGCGATGTTCCTCGACTGGGGCGATCAGATGACACCGCTGCTCGACGTCGGCATCCCTTGGCGCGCACACCGTAGGGCACTGCTCGCGATGGAGCTGATGAACGACTATCTCGGGCGGCACATCGAGCGGTTGCGCCGCGAACCGGGCGAGGACATTCTCAGCAGCCTGGTCACCGCGGGCGAACTGGACACCGACGCGCTCAAGGCCACCGCGAGCCTGCTCATGGGGGCGGGCTTCGAGACGACCGTCAACCTGATCGGCAACGGCGTCGCGCAACTACTGGCCCATCCGGATCAGCTGGAGCGGCTGCGCGAGGAGCCGCAGCTGTGGCCAAACGCCGTCGAGGAGATCCTGCGCTTCGACTCCCCGGTGCAGACCACCGCGCGGACCGCGCTCACCGATGTGGAGATCGACGGCATCCGGTTGCGCCAGGGCAGCACGGTGGTGCTGTCGCTGGCAGGCGCGAACCGCGACCCCGCCGTGTTCGCCGATCCACAACGGTTCGACATCGGCCGCGACAACGCCAAGGACCATCTGTCCTTCAGCAGCGGCGTGCACGTCTGCCTCGGAGCCAGCCTGGCCAGGATGGAAGGCGTCTACGCGCTGCAGGCCCTGTTCGAGCGGTTCCCCGGTCTGCGGCTGGACGGTACGCCGAAGCGGCGCGCGCTGTTCACCCTGCACGGCTACGAGCGGATGCCGGTGCGCCTCGGTCAGCGCGCGCCCGCGCCGGAGCCGGTCTGA
- the manA gene encoding mannose-6-phosphate isomerase, class I, with protein sequence MHELVGALRSYAWGSRTALAQLCGRPVPSAHPEAELWFGAHPADPAYVKIGDRSTSLLELVAADPDRELGSAAADFDGRLPFLLKILAAEEPLSLQAHPSTEQARAGFDRENRAKVPLDSPLRNYRDESHKPELVVALERFEALAGFREPHRTVALLRALAVEELRSYCELLAAQPDSAGLRTLFTTWITLPQHVLHTLLPAVLDGCVRYLSGKGTREFTNEARTTLELAEAYPGDAGVLAALLLNRVTLEPGQGLFLAAGNLHAYLRGLGVEIMANSDNVLRGGLTPKHVDVPELLRVLDFEPIDLPVVLPEPGGDGSVRYRTPAPEFALRRFDLVAGSARVPLTAAGPGIVLCTAGTVRLFQNGSSLELGRGGAAWISASDTDIRAQAVDGQVQLFCACVGAGC encoded by the coding sequence GTGCACGAACTCGTTGGTGCGCTGCGCTCGTATGCCTGGGGCTCGCGCACCGCGCTGGCTCAGCTGTGCGGAAGACCGGTCCCCTCGGCGCATCCGGAGGCCGAATTGTGGTTCGGCGCCCACCCCGCCGACCCGGCGTACGTGAAGATCGGTGACCGCAGCACCTCGCTGCTGGAGCTGGTCGCCGCCGACCCGGACCGGGAACTGGGCTCCGCCGCCGCGGATTTCGACGGACGGCTGCCGTTCCTGCTCAAGATCCTCGCCGCCGAGGAGCCGCTGTCGCTGCAGGCGCACCCGAGTACGGAGCAGGCGCGCGCGGGCTTCGACCGGGAGAACCGGGCGAAGGTGCCCTTGGACTCCCCGCTGCGCAACTACCGCGACGAGAGCCACAAGCCCGAGCTGGTCGTCGCGCTGGAGCGGTTCGAGGCGCTGGCCGGCTTCCGCGAGCCGCACCGCACGGTCGCGTTGCTGCGCGCGCTCGCGGTGGAGGAGTTGCGCTCCTACTGCGAACTCCTCGCCGCCCAGCCGGATTCGGCGGGCCTGCGCACCTTGTTCACCACCTGGATCACGCTGCCGCAGCACGTGCTGCACACGTTGCTGCCCGCGGTGCTCGACGGCTGCGTGCGGTACCTGTCCGGCAAAGGCACACGCGAGTTCACGAACGAGGCGCGCACCACCCTCGAACTGGCCGAGGCATACCCCGGCGACGCGGGCGTGCTGGCGGCGCTGCTGCTGAACCGGGTGACCTTGGAGCCGGGTCAGGGGTTGTTCCTCGCGGCCGGGAATCTGCACGCCTACCTGCGCGGGCTGGGCGTGGAGATCATGGCCAACTCCGACAACGTGCTGCGCGGCGGTCTCACCCCCAAACACGTCGACGTGCCGGAACTGTTGCGCGTACTGGATTTCGAGCCGATCGACCTGCCCGTCGTGCTGCCGGAACCCGGCGGCGACGGATCGGTGCGCTATCGCACGCCCGCCCCCGAGTTCGCGCTGCGCCGATTCGACTTGGTCGCCGGTTCCGCGCGAGTGCCGCTGACCGCGGCGGGGCCCGGCATCGTGCTGTGCACGGCGGGTACGGTGCGCCTGTTCCAGAACGGCTCGTCGCTGGAACTCGGCCGGGGTGGCGCGGCGTGGATTTCCGCCTCCGACACCGATATCCGCGCGCAGGCGGTGGACGGGCAGGTCCAGCTGTTCTGCGCGTGCGTGGGCGCCGGCTGCTGA
- a CDS encoding GHKL domain-containing protein, whose product MIAIGVVLAVLDARHDSDVTTTREVTDVAVSVADAPSTIEAVRSADPTALLQPVTEEIRLETGMDFIVVMAPDRTRYTHPNPAMIGRPFSGTIDRALAGETFTETFTGTLGPSIRAVTPVHDNGRIVALVSAGVTRAKISDQVATQLSVIFGVAGAGLLLAAGGSFLLSRRLRRQTHGLAPDELRAMYEHHDAVLHSVREGLVVFGASGEDAEVVNDEARRLLDLPPGEVRRSDLPLSLQRMSWGTVRDEMHVTTDRILLVNQDTVEWEGRPIGTVMTIRDHTELQSVMGELDSVRGFAESLQAHAHESANRLHTVVTMVELGRHQEAVEFATAELELSQALIDRLFAAVGAPALAALLLGKVNQAAERGIELTITDDTALDSVDPLSPHETVTLVGNLVDNAIDAAAGSASGWVEVTLRHQRVDAREESVLYIRIADSGPGMSAEMFARASQRGYSTKADHHGLGLALVHRLVARHGGSIRTQRDPESAVTVTIPRKEAR is encoded by the coding sequence ATGATCGCGATCGGCGTGGTGCTCGCGGTGCTGGACGCCAGGCACGACAGCGACGTCACCACCACCAGGGAGGTCACCGACGTCGCGGTGAGCGTGGCCGACGCGCCCTCCACCATCGAGGCGGTCCGCAGCGCGGACCCGACGGCGCTGTTGCAGCCGGTGACCGAGGAGATCCGGCTCGAGACCGGCATGGATTTCATCGTGGTGATGGCGCCGGACCGGACGCGCTACACCCACCCCAATCCGGCGATGATCGGGCGGCCGTTCAGCGGCACCATCGATCGCGCGCTGGCCGGTGAGACCTTCACCGAGACCTTCACCGGCACCCTCGGCCCCTCCATCCGGGCGGTCACCCCCGTCCACGACAACGGACGGATCGTGGCTCTGGTCTCCGCGGGCGTGACCCGCGCGAAGATCAGCGATCAGGTGGCCACCCAGCTCTCGGTGATCTTCGGCGTCGCGGGAGCCGGTCTCCTGCTTGCCGCCGGAGGATCGTTCCTGCTCAGCCGCAGACTGCGACGGCAGACCCACGGCTTGGCGCCCGACGAGCTGCGCGCGATGTACGAACATCACGACGCCGTGCTGCACTCGGTGCGCGAGGGACTGGTCGTGTTCGGGGCCTCCGGCGAGGATGCCGAGGTGGTCAACGACGAAGCGCGCCGCCTGCTCGACCTGCCCCCCGGCGAGGTGCGCCGCAGCGACCTCCCGCTGTCGCTGCAGCGGATGAGCTGGGGCACCGTGCGCGACGAGATGCACGTGACCACCGACCGGATCCTGCTGGTCAACCAGGACACCGTGGAGTGGGAGGGCAGGCCGATCGGCACGGTGATGACCATCCGCGATCACACCGAATTGCAGTCGGTGATGGGCGAACTCGATTCCGTGCGCGGCTTCGCCGAGTCGTTGCAGGCACACGCGCACGAGTCCGCCAACCGGCTGCACACCGTGGTCACCATGGTCGAACTGGGCCGCCACCAGGAGGCCGTCGAGTTCGCCACGGCGGAGCTCGAGCTGTCGCAGGCGCTGATCGATCGGCTGTTCGCCGCGGTGGGCGCGCCCGCCCTGGCCGCCTTGCTGCTGGGGAAGGTGAACCAGGCGGCCGAACGCGGCATCGAGCTGACGATCACCGACGACACCGCGCTGGACTCGGTGGACCCGCTGTCTCCGCACGAAACGGTCACGCTCGTCGGCAATCTCGTCGACAACGCGATCGATGCCGCGGCGGGCAGCGCGTCCGGCTGGGTGGAAGTCACCCTGCGCCACCAGCGGGTGGACGCCCGGGAGGAGTCGGTGCTCTACATCCGGATCGCCGACAGCGGCCCGGGCATGTCGGCGGAGATGTTCGCGCGCGCGTCCCAGCGCGGCTATTCGACCAAAGCCGACCACCACGGGCTGGGTCTCGCACTGGTCCACCGTCTGGTGGCCCGCCACGGGGGAAGCATCCGCACGCAACGGGATCCCGAAAGCGCGGTGACCGTGACGATTCCACGAAAGGAAGCACGATGA